A section of the Polynucleobacter sp. AP-Sving-400A-A2 genome encodes:
- the lplT gene encoding lysophospholipid transporter LplT → MNRVFYVVASSQFLSSLADNALLIASIALLVQMSEPGWFSPALKIFFVVPYVIFAPFVGAFADSRPKGQVMLVSNILKTGGCILIVFGLHPLLGYGIVGIGAALYAPAKYGILVELLPSDKLVAANGWMEGLIIAAIIFGALLGGFLISDTLNQSLVKFTPELLQTGSYGLTEIAICFIACLYLLAAFLNLPIFNVGLTFNKLKLDYKFLLKEFAVCLTALSRDHLGKLSLMVTALFWGAGATLQFIMLKWAQYALHMNLAESAALQAVSAIGVAAGAVYAACTVSLKSSTKVLPYGAMMGFVVCAMSIYHDGLLPPTVIFSLPSIALTLNHLPAYILLMLLGYLSGYFVVPMNALLQSRGYALMSTGQSIAAQGFCENIAVLLMLLIYSALLWFDVSLPLIILGFGGSVTVLTLLIMYQYFRLGKRAVDPIENQIA, encoded by the coding sequence ATGAATCGTGTTTTCTACGTTGTTGCTTCATCACAATTTCTATCTTCCCTAGCAGACAACGCTCTACTGATTGCATCCATTGCTTTGTTGGTTCAAATGAGTGAGCCAGGTTGGTTTTCTCCGGCGCTGAAAATTTTCTTTGTTGTTCCTTATGTGATTTTTGCGCCTTTCGTTGGTGCATTCGCAGACTCAAGACCTAAGGGTCAGGTCATGCTAGTTTCTAATATCCTTAAAACAGGTGGTTGCATATTGATTGTTTTTGGTTTGCATCCATTGTTGGGTTATGGAATCGTTGGAATTGGTGCGGCTCTTTACGCTCCCGCTAAATATGGAATCCTAGTTGAGCTACTTCCTTCGGATAAATTGGTGGCTGCTAACGGCTGGATGGAGGGTTTGATTATCGCCGCCATTATTTTTGGTGCTTTACTGGGTGGATTTCTCATTAGCGATACCCTGAATCAATCACTAGTCAAATTCACTCCTGAACTTTTGCAAACGGGTTCGTACGGCCTTACCGAGATTGCCATCTGTTTTATTGCCTGTTTATATTTACTCGCAGCGTTTTTAAACTTACCGATATTTAATGTCGGATTGACATTTAACAAGCTAAAGCTGGATTACAAATTCCTTTTAAAGGAGTTTGCAGTCTGTTTGACAGCATTATCCAGAGACCATCTTGGAAAACTGTCTTTGATGGTAACCGCTTTATTTTGGGGTGCGGGGGCGACACTGCAATTTATTATGCTGAAGTGGGCTCAATATGCTTTACACATGAATCTCGCTGAGAGTGCTGCACTTCAAGCTGTTTCAGCAATTGGTGTTGCCGCTGGTGCAGTTTATGCTGCGTGTACTGTGTCACTTAAAAGCTCTACCAAGGTTTTGCCCTATGGTGCCATGATGGGATTCGTAGTCTGTGCAATGTCGATCTATCATGATGGGCTTCTGCCCCCAACTGTGATCTTCAGTCTCCCTTCGATAGCATTGACTCTGAACCATCTTCCCGCCTATATCTTGCTCATGCTTTTAGGCTATTTATCTGGTTACTTTGTTGTTCCTATGAATGCCTTATTACAATCTAGGGGCTATGCACTAATGTCTACTGGTCAGTCAATTGCAGCTCAAGGGTTTTGTGAAAATATTGCTGTTTTGTTGATGTTGTTAATTTACTCGGCACTCTTATGGTTTGATGTGAGCCTTCCACTGATCATTTTAGGCTTTGGTGGATCGGTTACTGTATTAACGCTATTGATCATGTATCAATATTTTCGCTTAGGTAAACGAGCGGTAGATCCAATAGAAAATCAAATAGCCTAG